A window from Pseudomonas campi encodes these proteins:
- a CDS encoding AAA family ATPase — MGNLRIQKVIYEGANYHYESPLFDENLILIEGDNGTGKSTFCNLIYFGLGGRVSEFIRREEEKHKEITEDKDNRVELYIKINDENYKLTRYIDDTDITVSSILEACNIETKETILLSDNDTHPLIFQIHRTHEVGHIFSDWILSKLKISVVELYQGHRNFKINLNDLMRLIYHDQQPDPRGVYKKLDNQVNFMNDSELLRKAIFELLVGKTFSEYYDSLSKTKNLEKEKNIAAGLLKEYSRIVEELSGSSEPLNISFLQASLQEKENQLERLHKARNEFKKNREPKGSSIDYALIDIKNLITEKQLSLSNFNQGLISVIGEKQKLNLVKENILREISQIVKIIHSHDQLNLFSADTCPYCLGKVERPTGHCVCGSEIKEEQYQRFFYTSKEYKEIYKAKIKTTQTIETAILDCEQELNSIQLSIKQLDAEIPLLMRKIEERVDNLDTPLDLDTINDIDDGILDTRQDIEKIRQQIEAESKNVRLQNDYDRKREDHENSKILTNALEAKSKIDIQDKVGKLSSIYNKLMTESLPDCRTARISMEDYLPIVGSGEYREASSGVSKRLMYYLALMNLSLSQDDVAFPRFLIIDTPETAGVEIENLKRCLAKIGELNNYGIDYQVILTTGLKKYPDEFIKYRKIYLPDKQHRLLIKK, encoded by the coding sequence ATGGGAAATTTAAGAATACAAAAAGTCATCTATGAAGGGGCAAACTACCATTATGAATCCCCTCTATTTGACGAAAACCTTATTCTGATTGAAGGCGACAACGGAACCGGAAAAAGCACCTTCTGCAACCTAATATATTTTGGGCTGGGCGGCAGAGTAAGCGAATTCATTCGAAGAGAGGAGGAAAAACACAAGGAAATTACAGAAGACAAAGACAATCGAGTCGAGCTTTATATAAAGATAAACGACGAGAATTACAAACTCACTCGATACATAGACGACACAGATATAACAGTTTCTTCAATCCTAGAAGCATGCAATATTGAAACCAAAGAAACCATTTTACTTTCAGATAACGACACACACCCGCTCATATTTCAAATACATCGCACACATGAAGTCGGGCATATATTTTCAGACTGGATTTTATCCAAACTTAAGATATCAGTAGTAGAGCTATACCAAGGTCATAGAAATTTTAAAATAAATCTCAATGACCTAATGCGCCTTATATATCATGACCAGCAACCAGACCCTAGAGGGGTTTACAAGAAGCTGGACAATCAAGTCAACTTCATGAACGACTCCGAGCTTTTACGAAAAGCAATTTTCGAACTTTTAGTCGGAAAAACATTCTCTGAGTATTATGACTCTCTATCCAAAACTAAAAATCTCGAAAAAGAGAAAAACATTGCAGCCGGGCTATTAAAAGAATATTCACGAATTGTCGAAGAACTCTCGGGAAGCTCTGAACCTTTAAATATATCTTTCCTTCAAGCATCTTTACAGGAAAAAGAAAATCAGCTTGAAAGACTCCACAAAGCACGAAATGAATTCAAGAAAAACAGAGAACCTAAAGGTTCATCTATAGACTACGCTTTAATCGACATTAAAAACTTGATAACTGAAAAACAACTTTCTCTAAGCAATTTCAACCAAGGGTTGATTTCTGTAATTGGAGAAAAACAGAAGCTGAATTTAGTTAAAGAAAACATTCTGAGAGAAATATCCCAAATAGTAAAAATCATTCACTCGCATGATCAGCTTAATTTATTTTCGGCTGACACCTGCCCTTATTGCTTAGGGAAAGTCGAACGACCAACAGGTCACTGCGTATGCGGGTCAGAAATCAAGGAAGAGCAATATCAACGCTTTTTCTATACATCCAAAGAATATAAAGAAATTTACAAAGCCAAAATAAAAACAACTCAAACAATTGAAACTGCAATTTTAGACTGCGAACAAGAGCTAAATAGCATACAACTAAGCATTAAGCAGTTGGACGCTGAAATACCATTGCTTATGCGAAAAATTGAAGAGCGCGTTGATAATCTTGACACCCCCTTAGACCTCGACACTATCAACGACATCGACGATGGAATATTAGATACTCGTCAAGACATAGAAAAAATACGTCAACAGATTGAAGCAGAAAGCAAAAATGTTCGCCTTCAAAACGACTATGATAGAAAAAGAGAAGATCACGAAAACTCAAAAATTCTTACCAATGCGTTAGAAGCCAAATCCAAAATTGATATCCAAGATAAAGTAGGAAAGCTTAGCTCTATTTATAACAAGCTAATGACTGAGTCACTACCAGATTGCAGGACTGCGCGTATCAGCATGGAGGATTATCTGCCCATTGTTGGCAGTGGAGAATACAGAGAAGCAAGCTCTGGTGTTTCAAAAAGACTAATGTATTACCTTGCTCTTATGAACTTATCCTTATCGCAAGACGATGTAGCCTTTCCTAGATTCTTGATAATTGACACACCAGAAACAGCCGGAGTGGAAATTGAAAATCTTAAGCGCTGCCTAGCTAAGATTGGCGAACTCAATAATTATGGAATTGACTACCAAGTAATATTAACCACAGGTCTTAAAAAATACCCTGACGAGTTCATTAAATACAGAAAGATTTACCTGCCCGATAAACAGCATCGCTTGCTAATAAAAAAATAG